The sequence CAACATTCACTCCTGCTTTTTGCAGAATATGATAAGTCAGCAAAGTGGTAGTAGTTTTTCCGTTACTTCCGGTAATACAAATGGTTTTGGCCGACGAAAAACGACCGCCAAATTCAATTTCCGAAATTACCGGAGTACCGCGCTCCTTTAATTGCTTAACCAGTGGTGCAGTTTCAGGAATTCCCGGACTTTTCACTACCAGTTCGGCGCTCCGGATTTTCTCTTCCGAGTGCTGGCCTTCTTCAAAATCGATTTTATAATTTGAAAGAACGTCTTTGTATTTCTCCTTGATTTTTCCAAGGTCGGACACCCATACCTCGTATCCTTTTTTTTGTGCAAGAATGGCTGCTCCAACGCCGCTTTCGCCTCCTCCTAATATGGCTACCAATCCTTTCACTCTATCTCATTTTTAATGTTGCAATTGTTATCACTGCCAGAATAATTCCGACAATCCAAAAGCGTGTCACAATCTTTGGTTCGGGGAAACCTTTTTTCTGAAAATGGTGATGAATCGGACTCATTAGAAATACCCTGCGTCCTTCACCATATTTTTTCTTGGTGTATTTAAACCAACCCACCTGAATAACCACTGAAAGGTTTTCGATCAGGAATATTCCACATAACAAAGGAATCAGAATTTCCTTGCGGATGATTACGGCAAAAACGGCCAGAATTCCTCCGAGGGCAAGACTCCCGGTATCACCCATGAAAACCTGTGCCGGGAATGAGTTGTACCACAAGAAACCAACGGTTGCACCAATGAAAGCTGCAATAAAAACAGTCAATTCACCAATGTTCGGAATGTACATGATATTCAGGTAGTCGGCATAAATTACGTTACCACTAACATAAGCCAGAATCCCCAGTGTTGCCCCGCTAATTGCTGACGTTCCGGTTGCCAGTCCGTCAATTCCATCGGTAAGGTTTGCGGCATTCGAAACGGCTGTAATGATCAAAATAATTGCGATAGCGTAAATCAACCATTTCAACCAGTCGACAGCATCGCCGGCAAAAGCCACCAGCCATGCATAATCAAATTCGTTCTTTTTAATAAACGGGATGGTAGTTTTGGTCGACTTCACATCTTCCATTATAAACTGCTCAGAACTTTCTCCGGTGGCAGGATCTGTAACTTGTTCAGTCAGGAAAGCTCCATTCTCATCGCTAACGTGCTCACGAACTTTTACATCTTCGCTGATAAAAAGTGTGGCGGCTACAATAAGCCCCAAACTTACCTGTCCAAGGATTTTAAACCGGCCGGCCAGTCCTTCTTTATTCTTTTTAAATACTTTGATATAATCGTCGATAAAACCGATCATTCCCAAAAATGCAGTGGTGATCAGCATTAACAGAATGTAGATATTATCAAGGCGAGCAAAAAGTAATGTAGGAATGATAATGGCCATCAGAATTATGATTCCGCCCATTGTTGGCGTTCCCTGCTTTTGCATTTGTCCTTCCAAACCAAGGTCGCGCACTTCGTCGCCAATTTGTTTGCGCTGCAAAATTCGAATCAGCTTTTTACCGAAAATCGTTGTGATAAACAACGAAAGAATAATTGCTGCTGCGGAGCGAAATGTAATACCCGGAAGCATTCCAATTCCCGGAATATCGTATCCTGCTAAAAGTTCGTATAGCCAGTAAAACATATCTTGTTTTTAATTTTTTAGTCCAAAACAGTTCCTCACTTCTTCTCTGTCATCAAAATGATGCTTCACACCATTTACTTCCTGGTAGTCTTCGTGTCCTTTTCCGGCAATCAGAATTATATCGCCCGGTTGTGCCAGCATTACCGCCGTTTTTATCGCATCGCGCCGACTAACAATCGACACCACCTTATTTTTGTATTGCGGCTCAACACCGGCTTCCATATCTTTTATAATCGCTTCAGGATCTTCGCTGCGTGGATTATCAGAAGTAAGAATTACCTTATCGCTGGCGGCCAGTGCTTCCTGGGCCATCTCGGGGCGTTTTGTTTTGTCGCGATCTCCTCCGGCGCCAACCACCGTTATCACTTGCTCGTTTCTTGTTCTGATTTCAGAAATAGCAGCTAACACATTTTTTAATGCATCGGGCGTGTGCGCATAATCAACAATGGCATATTTTCCGTCTTCGCTTCTTATGGTTTCGAATCGTCCCTGCACCGATTGCAAATCGCTGATAACAGTGAGCACCTCGCCCTTATCCTGCTCCAACTCAACGGCAGTGGCATAAACAGCCAACAAGTTTGACGCGTTGAAAAGTCCAACAAAACGCGTCCAGATTTCCTGATCGTCCATACTCAGCAGCATACCATCAAAATGACTTTCGATTACCTTGCAGCGGTAATCCGCCATGGTACGATTGGAATAAGTGAGTTTTCGGGCTTTTGTATTTTGAAGCATCACCAAACCATTTTTATCGTCGGCATTAACCAATGCAAAAGCATCCTTTGGCAAACCGTCGAAAAACGCTTTTTTCGCTTTTATGTATTCAGCAAAAGTTTTGTGATAATCGAGATGATCGTGAGTGATATTGGTAAAAATACCACCGGCAAACCGAATGCCTGCAATTCGCTGTTGATGAATGGCATGCGAACTCACTTCCATAAAACAATACTCACAACCTGCTTCCGCCATTTCAGCCATTAATTGCTGAATTTTCAATGCATCAGGTGTGGTGTGTGAGGCAACCTCCTCTTTTTCGTTTATTTTATATGAAATTGTTGAAAGCAAACCTACATTGTAGCCCTGCATTCTGAAAAGCTTGTGCAACAAACTGGCAATACTGGTTTTTCCATTTGTACCGGTTACACCGATAACTTTCATTTTTGATGATGGCGAACCATTAAAAGCAGCAGCAATTTCACCCAACACTTTATTGGAATCTTCAACCTGCACATAGGTAACATCTGGTTTGGTTTCTCCAGGAAGATCTTCGCAAACAATTGTTGTTGCGCCTTTTTCTATTGCCACATCAATAAATCGATGTCCGTCAACCGACACACCTTTTTGCGCCACAAATAAATCATCCGGATTGATCTTCCTTGAATCAAATTGAATGCC comes from uncultured Draconibacterium sp. and encodes:
- the mraY gene encoding phospho-N-acetylmuramoyl-pentapeptide-transferase, whose product is MFYWLYELLAGYDIPGIGMLPGITFRSAAAIILSLFITTIFGKKLIRILQRKQIGDEVRDLGLEGQMQKQGTPTMGGIIILMAIIIPTLLFARLDNIYILLMLITTAFLGMIGFIDDYIKVFKKNKEGLAGRFKILGQVSLGLIVAATLFISEDVKVREHVSDENGAFLTEQVTDPATGESSEQFIMEDVKSTKTTIPFIKKNEFDYAWLVAFAGDAVDWLKWLIYAIAIILIITAVSNAANLTDGIDGLATGTSAISGATLGILAYVSGNVIYADYLNIMYIPNIGELTVFIAAFIGATVGFLWYNSFPAQVFMGDTGSLALGGILAVFAVIIRKEILIPLLCGIFLIENLSVVIQVGWFKYTKKKYGEGRRVFLMSPIHHHFQKKGFPEPKIVTRFWIVGIILAVITIATLKMR
- a CDS encoding UDP-N-acetylmuramoyl-L-alanyl-D-glutamate--2,6-diaminopimelate ligase translates to MKLGKLLEHIGIIECIGSIGKEVAGIQFDSRKINPDDLFVAQKGVSVDGHRFIDVAIEKGATTIVCEDLPGETKPDVTYVQVEDSNKVLGEIAAAFNGSPSSKMKVIGVTGTNGKTSIASLLHKLFRMQGYNVGLLSTISYKINEKEEVASHTTPDALKIQQLMAEMAEAGCEYCFMEVSSHAIHQQRIAGIRFAGGIFTNITHDHLDYHKTFAEYIKAKKAFFDGLPKDAFALVNADDKNGLVMLQNTKARKLTYSNRTMADYRCKVIESHFDGMLLSMDDQEIWTRFVGLFNASNLLAVYATAVELEQDKGEVLTVISDLQSVQGRFETIRSEDGKYAIVDYAHTPDALKNVLAAISEIRTRNEQVITVVGAGGDRDKTKRPEMAQEALAASDKVILTSDNPRSEDPEAIIKDMEAGVEPQYKNKVVSIVSRRDAIKTAVMLAQPGDIILIAGKGHEDYQEVNGVKHHFDDREEVRNCFGLKN